From a single Podarcis raffonei isolate rPodRaf1 chromosome 10, rPodRaf1.pri, whole genome shotgun sequence genomic region:
- the LOC128421928 gene encoding apolipoprotein L6-like, which yields MSEFQRNAGNMPSEKALDEAIAHFLKEFPDKKKEIEVCIQSLRERADDIDKTHKDCTIASVTASSASAVSGILTIVGLALTPVTAGASLILTATGMGLGIASGVTGISAGVSESIIHSMEKKKSQELINECEKSLRMALSLEKIGFKSQLPPDNANLEVAKTAITSSCAVARFIPTVVDKATDIAANVEALAVASTNPALKGLAKEASTVGTVARSAIKGIDQVDEAFKGTALAASKTARVAGAVASGVFLAVDAYFITKGAIDLSNGAKTEKADELRAKANKLEEMVQNLTKFYMELKEEWD from the exons ATGTCAGAATTCCAAAG AAATGCAGGAAACATGCCTTCAGAGAAAGCTCTTGATGAAGCTATTGCTCATTTTCTCAAAGAATTCCCTGACAAGAAAAAAGAGATTGAGGTGTGCATCCAATCCCTTCGGGAAAGGGCAGACGACATTGACAAGACCCATAAGGATTGCACCATTGCCAGCGTTACTGCCAGCTCTGCAAGTGCAGTTTCTGGTATCCTGACCATCGTGGGACTGGCCTTGACCCCTGTAACAGCAGGCGCAAGTTTAATCCTGACAGCCACAGGCATGGGCTTAGGGATAGCGTCAGGAGTAACTGGCATTTCTGCTGGTGTGTCCGAGAGCATTATTCATTCAATGGAGAAGAAAAAATCGCAAGAACTGATAAACGAATGTGAGAAGAGCCTAAGAATGGCGCTGAGCCTCGAGAAAATTGGTTTCAAGTCTCAACTGCCCCCAGATAACGCTAATCTGGAAGTAGCCAAAACGGCAATCACTTCGAGTTGTGCTGTTGCTAGGTTCATTCCAACAGTGGTTGACAAAGCGACAGACATTGCAGCAAATGTAGAGGCATTGGCAGTGGCTAGCACTAATCCTGCCTTGAAGGGTTTGGCCAAGGAAGCAAGTACAGTAGGGACCGTAGCCAGGAGTGCAATCAAGGGGATTGATCAGGTCGATGAGGCATTTAAAGGAACCGCCCTCGCAGCGAGCAAGACTGCTAGAGTGGCAGGGGCCGTGGCGTCTGGGGTTTTTCTTGCAGTGGATGCTTACTTCATTACTAAGGGTGCCATAGACTTGTCAAACGGGGCCAAGACAGAAAAGGCAGATGAGCTCAGAGCCAAGGCTAATAAGTTGGAGGAGATGGTGCAGAACCTGACAAAGTTCTACATGGAACTGAAAGAAGAATGGGACTGA